The following are encoded together in the Anoplopoma fimbria isolate UVic2021 breed Golden Eagle Sablefish chromosome 13, Afim_UVic_2022, whole genome shotgun sequence genome:
- the LOC129101198 gene encoding platelet glycoprotein Ib beta chain-like isoform X1 — MKGFLLLCLLPLFGGQRSSACPHLCSCHDNQVDCSRRALTSSTLPTSFPAGTTSLRLHDNRLTSLPNGLLDDLTSLRSVSLHGNPWECDCGVLYLRALLLRQPPALTSHLGVNCSSPLGLRGRLVVYLTEKEVLESCHYWYCDLALASQVCLFVFVLLQAALLVVLIVFLKRFERLSKEAKRTREESLTAGENLREDEYALLKDSSI; from the coding sequence ATGAAAGGGTTTCTGCTCCTCTGCCTGCTCCCcttgtttggaggtcaaaggtcatcagcATGCCCCCACCTTTGCTCCTGTCATGACAATCAGGTGGATTGCAGCAGAAGGGCTCTCACCTCCTCCACACTTCCCACCAGTTTCCCCGCTGGGACCACCTCCCTCCGTCTCCACGACAACCGGTTGACCAGCCTCCCCAATGGGCTCCTGGATGATCTGACCTCCCTCCGCTCCGTCTCCCTTCATGGTAACCCCTGGGAGTGTGACTGCGGCGTCCTCTACCTGCGGGCCTTGCTGCTGCGTCAGCCTCCCGCCCTCACATCACACCTGGGCGTCAACTGCAGCTCCCCTCTCGGCCTGAGAGGGCGACTGGTGGTGTATTTAACGGAGAAGGAGGTCCTGGAGTCCTGCCACTACTGGTACTGTGACCTGGCTCTGGCCTCAcaggtgtgtctgtttgtgtttgtgctgctgcaggcGGCTCTGCTGGTGGTTCTCATCGTGTTCCTGAAGAGGTTCGAGAGGCTTTCCAAAGAGGCGAAGAGGACCAGGGAGGAGAGCCTCACAGCTGGGGAGAATCTGAGGGAGGACGAGTACGCTCTTCTAAAGGACAGCAGCATCTGA
- the LOC129101198 gene encoding septin-5-like isoform X2: MKALHEKVNIIPLIAKADCLTPNEIKKLKDRIREEIDKFGIKVYQFPECDSDEDEEFKQLDKELKECTPFTVIVSNTVVEARGQRVRGRLYPWGIVEGFGNQSHCDFVKLRNMLIRSHMHDLKDVTCDVHYENYRAQCIQEMTSKLAQDNRMESPIPILPLSTPDVETEKLIKMKDEE, encoded by the exons ATGAAGGCTCTGCACGAGAAGGTGAACATAATTCCGCTCATTGCCAAAGCGGACTGCCTCACGCCCAACGAGATCAAGAAGCTCAAAGACAGA ATACGAGAGGAAATAGACAAGTTTGGGATCAAAGTGTACCAGTTCCCCGAATGTGACtctgatgaggatgaagagtttAAACAGCTCGACAAAGAGCTGAAG GAGTGCACCCCGTTCACTGTGATCGTCAGTAACACAGTGGTGGAGGCTCGAGggcagagagtgagagggagactGTACCCCTGGGGAATCGTTGAAGGTTT TGGAAATCAGTCGCACTGTGACTTTGTGAAACTGAGGAACATGCTGATTCGTTCACACATGCACGACCTCAAAGACGTGACCTGCGACGTCCACTACGAGAACTACAGAGCGCAGTGCATCCAGGAGATGACCAG taAACTGGCTCAGGACAACCGTATGGAGAGTCCCATCCCCATCCTGCCGCTATCCACTCCAGATGTGGAGACTGAGAAACTAatcaaaatgaaagatgaaGAG tga